Genomic segment of Pseudomonas iranensis:
ATAGCTACATCGGTGGCTGGGGCGTGCAGGCCGCTGCGTTCGGCGCCAGTGAAGTGTTCTGCGTCGACGCCTCTGCATTCGCCCTCGACGGTGTCGAGCGCAACGCTGCACTGAACGGCTTCGCTGACAAGATGACCTGCATCGAAGGCGACGTCTTCGAAGCGTTGAAGGAACTCAAAGCCAGCGAAGAGCGCTTCGACGTGATCGTTGCCGATCCGCCGGCCTTCATCAAACGCAAGAAAGACATGAAGAACGGCGAAGGCGCCTACCGTCGTCTCAACGAGCAAGCCATGCGCCTGCTGACCAAGGACGGCATTCTGGTCAGTGCTTCGTGCTCCATGCACCTGCCGGAAGACGATCTGCAGAACATCCTGCTGACCAGCGCCCGTCATCTGGACCGCAACATCCAGATGCTCGAGCGTGGCGGTCAGGGCCCGGATCATCCGGTACATCCGGCCATCGCTGAAACCCGCTACATCAAAAGCATCACCTGCCGTCTGCTGCCCAACAGCTGATTGCGCTTGAACACCGGGGAGCCACTGAGCTCCCCGTTTTTTTTGCGCCCTCCCTCCCCCAGTTTTTACACTCGACATGAGTGCCCCGCCCTCTTCCTACAACTTCTTTCTCGCTGCCTTGCAGGAAGTTTCGTCACGCCCGTCAATCATGGAAATTAAACCTACACAATAAGGCGCTTGCAAAAGATCACTCCGACAAAATTACTGGAATATTCCTACTTAATATCCGCTTGCCAATATCCGATTACAAACTAATATGAAGTTGTCGCAACGAAGCGACTCAACTACCAACAAACAAGGAGTTCACATCATGAAAACCATTTATCTCGAAACAGACAAACTCGCCAACCTGGCCTTTCTGGTTGCAGCCACCGGCCGCTAAGTAGCCTGGACGCTGGAGAGTGCCGGCACTCTGGCGTCCATCAGACTTTTCCTGAGTGATCTGAACCCATGCATATCAATCCTTTTCTTTTTATATTGCCGCGCCCGCCCGGACAAGTTGTCTGGAACTACAAGAACCATACTCAACATGAACTTGATCTTGAATACTCCCATCGCCTCGCCAGCCTTATACACAACCCTGATATATTTGACCCCAACAACATAATAGACAGACAACTTCTGAACGCAGGCATTCTAACAACTTCAAAAATAGACAGCCCGGATTGGGGCTGGGATGAACTATCGAAGATCTATCACATCGGCACACAAAATATACCTTGCGCACATACGCCTCGGAATATCCACGAGTGGTCCAGGCAATATCTGGCGCACTGCAGCGAAGTGCTGGCAAAGCCGGAACCTGCGAACACCCCGGCGCCGCGATCAGTGCAGCCCTTGATTACCCTGCCCGTACCGGGCGCCATTAATGATGACAGCCTGACTCAGGCCTTGATGAGGCGCAAAACCTGTCGTTCCTACACCGGTGCCGCGGTGACACTGAACGAGGTCGGCACGCTGCTGTATCTGACCCTCGGCTATCTTCCCCCGCGCGCAGACGCCCACGCCGATCCGGTCGCGCCGGGTCTCGAAGCCCGCCGGAGCTGCCCGTCCGGCGGCGGATTGAACGCCTGTGAGGGATTTGTCCTGGCGCAAAATGTCAGCGGGCTGGAAACCGGCATCTACGCCTACCACCCTGCCGAACATGCTCTGAGTCGGATCAATGCGCTGCCCGATCCGGAACTGGGCCAATTGCTCGGCGGCCAGCACTTCATCAACAACCTGCCGCTGGGCGTGTTCATCACCGCCAGGTTTGACCGTCTCTGGTGGAAGTACGAACATTCGCGCGCCTATCGCATGGCATTCATCGAGGCCGGTCATCTCTCGCAAACCTTTCAACTGGTAGCAACGACGCTGGGGCTGAACACCTGGCTGACCGGCGCATTTGCCGACGCACAGGTTGAAACCCTGCTCGGCATCGCGGGCAGCGCCGAGCAACCGCTGTTCTTTGTCGGTTGCGGCGAAAGCGATGGCCAGGCCATGTGCCAGGAAATGCGTGATCTGCTCAGCGGAGCACAGTCATGATTCCCACGGCGATGGATGAGAGCGAAGCCCCGGTGTCATGGTCGCTGAAATTCACGCTTCCAGACTGGGAGAGCCGTGCGTCGGTACGCAGCAGTACCCATGACTATCGGTTACCAAGTGATGTCGAGCAGCAACTGCAGACCCGCTACTGGTTCCCCCCGGCCTTTGTGCCCTATCTGGCGCATCCGGCCATCCAGGCCAAGGGGCGCGAAACCCTGCACCGCCTCACCGCCAATCATCTGGTGTATTTCCTCGACTACACCACCCTGCTTGAACACCGCATCGTCAACCGCGCGGTGGAAGTCATCGCGCACCGCGAACTGCCCATCTACATACCGTTACCGATGAAGCATGCAGCACTTCAGCTGTATACCGAC
This window contains:
- a CDS encoding SagB family peptide dehydrogenase, with protein sequence MHINPFLFILPRPPGQVVWNYKNHTQHELDLEYSHRLASLIHNPDIFDPNNIIDRQLLNAGILTTSKIDSPDWGWDELSKIYHIGTQNIPCAHTPRNIHEWSRQYLAHCSEVLAKPEPANTPAPRSVQPLITLPVPGAINDDSLTQALMRRKTCRSYTGAAVTLNEVGTLLYLTLGYLPPRADAHADPVAPGLEARRSCPSGGGLNACEGFVLAQNVSGLETGIYAYHPAEHALSRINALPDPELGQLLGGQHFINNLPLGVFITARFDRLWWKYEHSRAYRMAFIEAGHLSQTFQLVATTLGLNTWLTGAFADAQVETLLGIAGSAEQPLFFVGCGESDGQAMCQEMRDLLSGAQS